The Ptychodera flava strain L36383 chromosome 3 unlocalized genomic scaffold, AS_Pfla_20210202 Scaffold_26__1_contigs__length_13983176_pilon, whole genome shotgun sequence genome segment CGTACTTCGAGTGTGACAAAAGCTCAGATATACGTTTACATATTACAAGTTTCAATTTGATTGAACTTTTGTAATAAGTTAGGCTACCAAGCAGCCCAACAACCACTGGTCTGGCTGGAGCTGGCCCCTTGCTGGTAACACAATGACTCATTGACTGTTCCCAATAATATTTGACAGCTGTTTTCTAAGTCTCTAGTAAAAAAATTCCAACGTACAGAAGTTTTGGCTTAACTTTAACTGTCTGAACATGATTTCTTTCTCAGGGGTGAGCAAATTATACATTGAGTCACTAGCCCCTGCGTTGCCATAAACAATTACAAATAGTCGAGCCACAGTGTCCATTAGCCGGCCCGCCAGTGACTCGTTAACTATGTGAAGTCCATTTCTCCCGCCTAATCTCAAACTTCGAAATGTGAAGGAAAAAATTCTATTTGGCATGAGGATTTTTGCCTAAGTTAACGAAACTCCTAGCaaccaaaaaacagcaagataTAAATCAGTTATTTTAGCGTAGTGCATGGCCGTTCGTACATGCAGACATACATGGTATGACTGTACTGTGAAACTTTTGCGATTCCCAATAACCTCCATGTGATATTTCGGTGACCTCAACGACCCTTTGCAATAGAAACATTCTGTCtcttgatatacatgtatcaattgTTGAAATAGATGAAACTAcaacaaaaaatcacacaaaatagcATCGCATACGTGATGGATCAAATTGGTGTCGATTCCGATGTCATATCCGCCGTAGTTGTCAATGCCAGTCCAGCTAACTTAACGACCGATCATTTTCTCCGAGTGTCTTTTACACGAGCGATTTCATCGCTAACAGAATGGTCCAAATGaatgacttgttttattttgaagAGCTATACTGATGAATATAACAAAGTCCACAGCCCTGTTGTttttataaattgaaaaattggTTTTTGCATGCTCAGTTGCTGCAATTTACCCAATTTGCATACTACTTGATCCATAGTATCATAACAGTTGATTGTTACGTAGATGCTTTGACGTTGCCaagcattttgttgtttttattcgACAAAGAGGCCGTCTGTCTCTTAATACCCATCTATCAATTGTGGAAATAtatgaaattacaacaacaacaacaacaacaacaacaacaacaacaacaaacacacaaaatagcATCGCATACAGTTGGTTCAAATTGGTGTCGATTCcgatgtcatatccgccataGTTGTCAAAGGCAATGCCAGTACAGCTAACTTAACGACCgatcattttctcttttcacaCGAGCGATTTCATCGCTCACAGCATGGTCCAAAcgaatgatattttatttcaaggaGTTATACTGATGACTACAACAAATTTCACAGCCATATtgctttcattttaatttttgaaagattgttttttttcatgctgCAATTTAAATTTACCCACGCTGCACAATACATGATCCATATCATGACATTTGTTACATAGATGCTTGACAGtttcattcaaaattttgtttattgAGTTAAAATTCAAGCTGTAATTTCTGATTACTACGTTTTTTTTTCCCAGAATTGCatgatttctttaattttgaacCTTACTGAAGAACCTTATGTCAGTTGAGTTAGGCTCGGCATGGAGCTAGACTCCGTTTCTTGCTACATGGACTCGGTAACCATCTTCGTGTTCACTTTCCTTTGATCACTCTTGGCAATACGCTTCTGTATATCGTTCGATGCTGATTGAATTTGCTACTCTTACGTTTCGAATGTATTTTCATCGATCACCACAGGGCACCTATTAGCATGCATAGCCAGAACCTTGGCAATGCGACTCCGCAGCTGAACTAGGTCAAATGgccatgcaaatgatatgctaaTCCAATTCCCGGTGAATGAGGGAAAAGGTCTATTCACTAGCAAATGCATCttatacaacaataataaacacacacatacagactctGTACATTTGTCAAGTACGGTAAGTATACGTGTATATGAGAACAAATCTTTGGAACTGCACAGTCGGGCAGCAGTTGGAATGGAATCAGACATTTTAAGTACGATTTGGTACAGGACATTCGGTTTAAGTGAATCAGGACGACAGAGAAGACCAAACTCAATTAATAAGATTTAAAAGGCAGATTTAGGAGGGTACTCACTGAGAACACTTTGCAGGATCCGGAAGTACAACTGACTGATCAAAGCGAAACAATTGTGTCACTGTGACAAGACCTAAACTTAATAAATACACAGTCGTGTTCGAATACCCTATGCACCTCTGAGGGGAGCGAATTGTGGGGCAGAGGCGTAGTGCTTGCGATGAAGGCGAGGCAGTTTTATGTCAGCAGAAATTGCAGAAATAGCTATAGGATTGGTGTCATTGCAATCGGTATTGAGATTTGTGGCTAAATGGGTGTCTTTTTTGTGGCCTgcttttgaaaattgatgaatgcTGGAGGGATGTCTTAGTCTCCGCAACGTATTGTTTTGGGCCAGGTTTGCGTGTGATGAGGTATATGAGCTTCTTACTCTGACAGCTGATGTTGTATCTGATTCCATATGTGGTATTAGTGGCGGTGAGAAGAAATGGCCTATGCCAGATGAACATTCGTGGCTTTTTTAAGCCGCATTAATTGTTGAGAAACCACGTTTGAGTGGGACGGACATACTGAATTTCTGAACAAATGCGGcaagaaagatagatagatgaatggatggatggatggatggatggatagatggatagatagatagatagatagatagatagatagattgatagatagatagataagtagGTAGATATCAGGCATTGGCAACACACAAGCCAATAATAAGATTACATATGTTACCTACGGCATACTCGTaggaatgttgaaatacattaTCCCAgaataatttaataatttcaataaaactgaatttgtaaattagCGCCACAAAGGGGGCAAGTAGTGTCTCCAAAGAAAAAAGGTACATTATGACAATGTTATTTTGCTAAGATGTATATTTTAATACTACCACCTAGCAATTACAGGTCGATTGATTTCATGCTTAAAGTTACAACCAATACGAGCAAACGTTTTTGGCTTCTGGTACACATCTCTCGTTCAGTGACATTCTCCGAGTACCATGTAAATAGGATGTGACAATTTCTTACAAGTTTTGTTTTATGAACAGAACACTAACAAACAGTAAATAACTACATAAATACCATACATTTAATTGAAGGAAaagaaattatttgagaaaacaTTGACTAACATTGTCCAATGCCATAAAAGTATGGTATCTTTTTATGCTTCTGTTATCTgcgagaagaaaaaaaagattgttgaaatattacataaagatctctctctctctctctctctctctctctctctctctctctctctctctctctctctctctctctctctctctctctctcatatgccGAGTGtaacttttgcaaattttcattcGACTCACTATGGTGTTTATAAAGCTATAAATATAAAGCAGGTATttgaaataatatatatatatatatatatatatatatatatatatatatatatatatatattatatatatatatatatatatatatatatatatatatatatattatatatatatatatatatatatcttatagAATAAAATACTATTGGAGTGCGAAACCTGATAAAGTTATGATTTTCGATATGCATCCGATGTACTCACCAGTTTTCTTTTTCACACATTGATTTCCTCTCAAGACTGCATGTCCGGTCATTCCATAGATAATCTTTCATCCAGATTTCGACACAGTTTTCGGTACCTCCACTGTTATTTGGTTCGTCTGGACTCCAGCTGGTGAATGGCACCTAGCAaacacatgttttttttttacattttaccatTAAACATACTCTATCACTAACAATTGAGGATACAGAGCGGTAAAAAATAAGGCAGTTCTCTATTGTAACGTCTTTGGTTAATAATATGATATAACGTTTCAACTTTGTGTGACTGCAATATTCAAAACTCGATCAGTCTTAAGGTCAGAATTGAATAGTTAGGCCAAGACGTTTATTCTGATGACGATCCAACAGAAGCTATCATCTATAATACTGGCATGCATAGGAGTACCAGTATTAGGAGAGGTAACAATGTTATTTTGTTCGCGCCATCACGTGTTATTAATAATATTACGAAATCACGTCTGGGTTAAAACTTCTACATAGAGAAAGGTTAGGTCATAATGCAGAGTAGTCACTGAAATCTATCTATTTTCCAATTGCCAATCAACTCTAGGAGAAAATGACTTTGGTGTTTTGCTACGTATGTTTCCATTTTACTGTACGATTCTTCGATTAAGAGGGATTCGCTTTACTCTCCTTTGTAACCTACGGCGATACAaaagcataccaaattttggtcaGGACAACTcgttaaagttgcaatatggatcaaaattgccgatttttttcgtaaaactaaagcaaatagaccgtactacgttgaagtactcttcttagCTAAGCCTCTCACCAATCCCGACACacaaatacttttattttgatacgttgtggccgcctagaaaagctgttttgtaaacaaactttcaaaacaaaaacattggcgttttctgctgtgcacgtgacaagtACAACCAAGAGTGATGACGTCTCACTGGAGTGCACGTTGGAGGGGCGATGTTGTCACGCTGACAGAACTTGACACATATaatgataattcattgtaaattttgcgtTTGCCAAACTTTGGTAGCAtcacaatgtttcagaaatataagtatatcGATATGTTAAAGTACAGCTGTACAAAAGATCGTGTAATTGATTTTTCTCAACCATATAGCCTACATGTACGTCAGTGCCGCGCCGTATGCACCAGTACTGTGTACGTTCGATCGATCGAACGTCCAGACTCGTACACCGATCTGGTTGTGTTCACCACGTGCCTGACAGCGTTTCCGCAATCCTCTCCCCGTTgcatgttgttacatttttaaaaggcgaggtatctgcacgctatatttatttgaaagctttgcccaCTTCAGTATCGTCCACCACTGCAGAAGTTCGGCAACTGTCTCGCCCCTCTGTCTGGTCTTGCATGGCCATGTCAGCGCGTCGATCGATGCGTCATAAGAGACCATGCCATTATATGTAATGATGGagactgcagtttttctttacttccgacaaatgcatatttaacctgaaggatatagattatcaatgaatgctaacAGATCTAAGTTATTTCCTTGCGGGGGGACTATGGTTCGGTTCACATTACAAATCGTGGGGTCCGCACGGCCACGGTGTTGGTAGGTCGGTGTTGCCCTAGGAAACACcgctggctagcgaagttgatcatcacacagcgacgttggtgttttcgagagaaactgtagacacagtctgcctcctcgacgtggtgcagtagtcgcgtgtcactcttttttctggttccatcttttgatctgaccaaacaatgtttattttgccgacattttggGCTAATTTCTTCCATTTATACAAGGCTGAATCAGTCAGCAGAGATCCAGGGCGCGGGCAGAGACCTGACCGCTTACCCGTGGGAAGGCTAGCTAGGCATGTTGACacgatgttgcaatttcataaaccgttaccatgcatcaaatacgcatgcgtacatattcaaatagtaaaaatgacgtttcaaattctgtgctttactctcgcaaacagtaagtaccaaaacagcaatttattcggtaattaaatcaatttactcgAATTAGAGCCACCCCCATATTCCCGttaatggtcgaatctgcaaatgacattgttatggatttttctataaagttaaatcttcgaaatatgaaggtcaatctgatccatattgcaactttaagcgCGTTAAAGCTTCTCATTGGACACGTCCGTAATATCGGCATATTGAGATGGAAAGGTCCCGTCAACCAAGTTATATCACTTGTTTGTTCTTGCCCTTGTTACCATGTCTCCGCAAATCGTCAAGGATACAACATGAGGTTTGACTATTTAACATAAAGCACCAGGTAATTGTGTTTGCACGACACATCATGCCTGGGTGCAGCACAAAACAGCCGTATACATTACCAGCATTACGAAAACTGAATGTCAAATGCCAAAATGAATGCATATCAATTAATCTTACCTCAGTCAGGTCATGTATCATAAACCATTTGGCACAATCACAGTCAGTTAGCGCTCGCCTTGTGCCAATCCAAGTGTTTTCAGTAATAATGCCTACAAAACAATAAGAGTTGCGATGATTTTGAATCTACCCTGCGAactgtgtaaaataaataaaggggATTCAGGAAATTGAACAGATGAGTAGTGCTTGATGGATTCAAAATTTGAACTCTCAATGTGAAAATCGTTTAAATCGTTTGCTTTCGTAAAAACATACgtacaaaaatacataaataatacacacacataaacacatacatacattcaaacatacatacatacatacatacatacatacatacatacatacatacatacatacatacatacatacatacatacatacatacatacatacatatacatacatacatacatacatacatacatacatacatacatacatacatacatacatagttacGATGAATGGATGGTTTGGTAAATATAACGTCAGTAAGTCACAGTTTTGTTTGTGCGTTCTACCTGTCACAAAATCAGATTCCGCCTGATCGTCCAATTTTACGAGATAAGCACCATTTGCATTGCATGCACACTGCGCATCAACAAAGTTCATCTCTTCCTCTTCATAATAATAACAGTGTCCATTATACTCAGACCAACCATCATCACAACATAAAcactacaaaaaatacaaagagAAACGACATTTCAACAATTCGGTATATTGAATTGGCTTTCGATATCTTGTGTGTTCAACGGTTCTTTTGCTGATGAAACCAATGGCCGGAATTACCTACGTATGTGCTAGATAAAAGGAAACGCATTCTTCACGGCATGTGGTCTGTTGCTATTAGGTATTGAGCTGAATGCACGTAgattacatacatacgtgcagaGCATTGGTTTTCACGTATTTTAAGAAATCAAAACCTTTTTACTTGGTGAGAAGAAGGTACCacctttaaaaacaaaatttctctTTTGGAGGCTTACTTTCTTGAAGTAAATTATATAAGATCCATAagcaatatgtatattttcaaatttgaatagTGGTAACTCATTCGGTCAGTCTAACAAGCTTATTTTACCTACCACGAGTAGATGAGCACTCAGGACAAGCAGGGTAACGATCATGGCACTGGGGATCTTCATCGTTCTTGCGTCAGATGCTAAAATACAAGCGACGGGAGATAGTATACGTTGTAAGGGATGTAAAATACACAATAGCGATAATTGAGTTCGCCTTTCAACATGGCCCGAACGTTAAAaaatttcactgtcaattgcTGAAGTTGTGTTTAATATTGTATGGTATATAGTTATACGATGCCGTCCAAAGAGCCAGACAGTAACATGAAAAAACCTATCAGAGTAGTGCTAACATACTAACTTTATTGCATATCACCAATGGTTTATGCGCTAGTGTACTTTATAGACGTGCGCTGGATCTAGTACCATAAAATCTGAATTGTTGATCTGAGTGTGAGTATAATTTGGCACGTGACTGCTGTAGTGCTTTTTTATAACTGCAATCAATAATGGCCTAAGTAGAGGTCACTGATAATTAATGCAATTTGAAAGCAACTGTCAGCAAGTTCAAGTACAATGTAAAATGTCTCAGCCTCCTGAAAGGTAAAGTGTGACAATTTGAGTGTTTACAAAGATAATACGTTAATAGAAAGCGAATCAGATAAAAGAAACAGTCAAAGTAAACATGTATCATTTTTATTCGAATACCAAAATGATACATTTCATGACGTTTGCTACTTTGATCAGGGTCAGACAAGGAGAAGCCAGAATTAATCATGGActacttattttttttttaagatttatatattttgttctgGTCTACTTTTTCTATTTGGCGAGTGTAAAAACAAGTTTTTAATAACATATTGCATCTACATGTTCTTATTATATGACTTTTTTCTGTCACAACCACCATCCGTTTTTTAATTTAATGGATTTGCGGCAAAAGTTTGAACTTCGAAATGCCGTTGATACAGGTGAATGAGCTCAAGAAAAGATGTAATAAAAAGGCCATGCTACGCTTACCTGGTACCTTGGCTTTGTATATGTCACAATTGAATGTGGTCTGTCGCTTCTTTCCAGTTCGGGAACGGAGCTTGAAATTGCACGTTGGAggtcacatatatatatgttattcaAGGTCAGTGTGATAGAACTATGCACCCGCGCATTTGAGCAGCTTCTCGAATCTGATTGGTTGGAACAAGATATAAAAATACTTTATCTCTTTATTTCACTAAATATAGAATAGTATTGCAGTAAAttagaaatatatttcaaaaggtGATGTGTTTCAGGAAGATTAGAACGAATTGTGGGTACAATCCGGTGGTAACAATTATAATACTAATTATAGATATGGCATTTTTCAAGAAAAGTGGTCAGGCAACAATTGCTGGTTACTGGTAAAACACACTTTAATGCACATAACGTTGTTTTGCTTGACTTTTTCAAATGCTCCCTGGTGATTGTCTGTTTTTCTCTCTAATCGGCGTTCATTCAAATAACGTCTTGAAATCGATTGCGTTTTTATCAGAATTAAAGTTACTTGATGCCTTGTCTTTTTACAGCAAGTCTGAAGATGCTGCGCTGCATTCACTTGCACAACTTTGTACGGCGTTTTGGTGACCATGCCTGTATTCAATAAGCAGTGACTGTACCTGGTGCGGTAAAGAGGCAAAATCTATGGGTCATCTCGCTGTCCCAAACAATGATGACTCGGTAACCGACACGAAGGATGGTATCCTTCCGCCTATCAATCCAAAAAACAGGCACACTGACACAAATATTTAATGCTAAGGTGGAAATGGCATAGCAAAGACAATGTTCGATAAAACAGCATTTCGCGTAATGTGTACCGATAAATTTGTGTTTCTCTTTAAAGCATCGCATTCGGCCATTAGTTCACTATTTGTGGAATGATCACGCCAATGTTTAGTAAACTGTAACTCATACATTATGGAAAAGGGATAAAACACAGCAAAAGTGGCCACACTTTCAGGTCGGAAATATGTGAGATTTGAAATGGGAACAGAGCGAACTCATTTGCCAGGTTCCTCCCTACTGCCCCTGTAAGTTAATTTTTGCTGGTATGTACGTCGACCTATAAATGGACGAAACATAATTGTCTTTCTGAATGTTCCAAACTTCGGTGTATACCAGTGCTATATCATAGGATTGTGCAAAAGCACGTTGTAGatcattctgaatttcaaagtgtATGTATATTGTGTGACCATAGCCCGGACGGTTTTGCTCTACCACGTTCAAGACATTCGATCCCTCCGTGTAAACATTTTAAAGAATGTGTAATTAAGATCAAGTTAGATATAACTGAACAAAAGTGGTACAAAAGGGGAACAAGTTAACCGAATAAACAAGTACACAAAAGTTATTATAAATTTTATGCTTAAGCGTGGTACGGGATGTTCTGCACGGTAAAACATGTTTAAAATTCTTCACACGTTTTCACACGTAGAGTcaaataatataaggttattcacaaaatacagagatttatgtccgagtacatcgtgcagcggaggtattgttccagacgcgtagcgtcgaggacaatTGTGAAGCGTACGATgaacgaggacataaatcccggtattttgtgaacaaCCTTATTATATATTACACACCTTTTTGGTCCGATTGTACCGCGAAAAAAGTCAACATTAAAGCGTTTTGGGATGCCCGtgccgcactgcactgagcaatcgcgagcaaactgagaacgcgttCAGTGCGTCCGCttagcgcacagaacgaaatttcaaacccgcgcagcgcagtATACGTGATAGACATTGTAGGTCGacagcataatttcacccgaattcacaggTTTTTGATTTAACActactaacgttgtgaagtGCTGGAAGTTTAGAAGTATGTTTTTTGTTACAAACTTCAAACCATCTGTCCTTTTTCCTCGCGCTTACGCAAAGGgtttttaggtcaaaggtcagaaagcgtccaataacaccaaaagttattgtactccgcgtcaaagttattggactccgcgtcctgtgatattgaaatttattactGTGCGacaaaactccataggttacagacgcaggtgtataataatcattatattaccatgccctgcccgtcgcattttgattgggcgagctgaaccacgtgactgaccacaaatacacaataatggtttgtttacatgcccgtgaatatgaataataagattaacaactgaACGTATCGTAACTtcacagctcaaacgtaaatcataatcaaccacaaaataaaacggAGCACTTGTacgtcaagttgagatactttatttctgaaaacatctacggatttgccaattttttacagcgcgcgtgacagtgcgtcgcgtattgctcagtttctggggcccagttgtcgttcgctcctgaaattttcgcaaattttgacggttttcttgtgttcgctgataatataatggaaataacagactccgctctgaccattaatgtttatttgtgggcgcgggccgttaatttttggctttcctctcgcccttgcccacaaataaacgttaatggtcacaaataaacgttaatggtcagcgcgtcgcccgtatTTCTAtagtatcattcaaggtaaaaacGTTGATTACCAGAcctaagaaataaaataaaagattgATAGTCCGAATATTTGCCGCCAATTCTATCTTCAATGGATATAGATACAATTTTGTGACTATGACCAGaataataatgttctatcaggTTTGTTGTACACTCTAGagtaagagtgtttatcttaACAATCTGTGAATCTACATGAGTTTATTTCCAAGAGCACGGTTCCTCCCGCACATTTGTATTTAGGAAGACCACTTtctatttataaatattttcgatgaatacgtaatgaagggTGGACAAGTCgatatttgaaacaaatttagTAAAAGTTTGATACAAAGCACACAATTGCAGTAACAAATTAAAcgtgaaagtttcaaaaaacgGTGGATGCCAATAATAGTAATGTAATTATCCACGTTTACACGGCATTCGAGAATGATGGAATAAGTGTTGGTTTCAAGTAAATGCGTGGCGGTTATCCTTGATTTGAAACGCCACAAAGGCCATTCTAGATGTTAAAATGTTGGTAAAATCTGCTAGCTAAAGATTAAAACAGACAATGACTGTAAAATTTGGTAATCAGTAATGTAATTCATGACAAAAGTATGGGTGTTTTTAGGCAAAACATAGTATACTTTATACATATCTCGCTGCGAATAAATGCAATGTCAGTATTTACAAGTTAATGCTTGTCCGAAATAAATTCATTCATGGACCTTAACGATGAACATTACTGCCGCAAAGACTATTTGAATTACAGTTGAAGACAACGAATAGTCCTGATTTTGCATGACAAAATCGTCGATGCTAACATGTACACCAATTAATGCCTATTAATCAGTTTCGACAAGCGCCACATGTATGTATGGCGAAGTGTAAAGGAAATTGGCTTGCTCTCAGTATCTGGTAATGAGGGAATTATTGCCTATGAATTTTCTGGCCATCTTTATGGCAATGCAGTCCATGATATGTTCACCCTCAATCCCTCACTACACGGACTGTGGTTGACCCGTACATCCATAGGTTGACCATAGTCTCTTgctgggtggagggactgtcaTAGTAAACAGAGCAATACTAGTTTTGGCCCTGCTATGCAAGAACATTTGCACTTGGTATGTGATTGCGATTGCGACAAGATTGCGATTGTATTTTTGACTGAATGAACTAACGATTCTCGTGACCAAACTGTAGTACATGAGAAAAATTAAAGGGCATATTTCCATGGGCTTTCCCAATTTCTTGAAATTAtattgcactgcactgcacttaTCAGGAGTGCACATTTCcccaatttgaaaaattagcaAAAACTGAGTTTTCTTCTCAGTGACGTGTGCACGGGCGCAATTTATACTGTTGATTAACAGTGCCGATGACCTTGTTGCATCAATGGCTTGAAAAGGGAGAAGTAACATCCATAGAAAATTGCTTTCTGACATTGGGATGCTGCATACCCTGTGCTTTTAAAGACGTTCCCATCTGTCTGCTAGCAATGGCCAATCCCTACAGTATATCAACTTTTCGACTTCTACGTAGGTTACAGTTATTGTTGGATTCTGTGCACGATGTCGCTTACGCAATGATAGATTTTTGCAACATGTTTCGAGTGTTTGCAAGTGACATGAGTGATGAGCAAAGCTACTTTTCGTGTCCCCATATCTTTGCTCCCAAAACgactgatagatagatagatagatagatagatagatagatagatagatagatagatagacaggcagacagacagatggacagacagatagtaagatagatagatagctctGCTGACTACATCAGCGTGCTAAAAAGGGGCGCCCTCAATCAAACGTGGTtttctttgtttatttacaCGCGTA includes the following:
- the LOC139125810 gene encoding perlucin-like protein isoform X1, with the translated sequence MMKITSAVIVTLLVLSAHLLVCLCCDDGWSEYNGHCYYYEEEEMNFVDAQCACKANDAYLVKLDDQAESDFVTGIITENTWIGTRRALTDCDCAKWFMIHDLTEVPFTSWSPDEPNNSGGTENCVEIWMKDYLWNDRTCSLERKSMCEKEN
- the LOC139125810 gene encoding perlucin-like protein isoform X2, coding for MKIPSAMIVTLLVLSAHLLVCLCCDDGWSEYNGHCYYYEEEEMNFVDAQCACNANGAYLVKLDDQAESDFVTGIITENTWIGTRRALTDCDCAKWFMIHDLTEVPFTSWSPDEPNNSGGTENCVEIWMKDYLWNDRTCSLERKSMCEKEN